The proteins below come from a single Zea mays cultivar B73 chromosome 8, Zm-B73-REFERENCE-NAM-5.0, whole genome shotgun sequence genomic window:
- the LOC100502524 gene encoding putative geranylgeranyl pyrophosphate synthase 3, translating to MNKLASCFLQHGAPHTQIFKSYHVQRSPSLQLLENRSVSMTRHRAADRAARGTIVDVAVDSGTSFDFESYLSAKARAVHDALDLTLQGLRCPEVLSESMRYSVLAGGKRLRPVLAIAACELVGGTAAAAVPVACAVEMIHTASLIHDDMPCMDDDALRRGRPSNHVAFGEPTALLAGDALLALAFEHVARGSAGAGVPADRALRAVVELGSVAGVGGIAAGQVADMASEGAPSGSVSLGALEYIHVHKTARLVEAAAVSGAVVGGGGDGEVERVRRYAHFLGLLGQVVDDVLDVTGTSEQLGKTAGKDVAAGKATYPRLMGLKGARAYMGELLAKAEAELDGLDAARTAPLRHLARFMAHRQH from the coding sequence ATGAACAAGTTGGCATCCTGCTTCCTCCAGCACGGAGCACCACACACCCAAATCTTCAAGTCCTACCATGTTCAGAGATCCCCTTCGCTGCAGTTGCTTGAGAACCGATCCGTTTCCATGACCCGGCACCGCGCCGCGGACCGTGCTGCCAGAGGCACCATCGTCGACGTCGCCGTCGACAGTGGCACCAGCTTCGACTTCGAGAGCTACCTGTCGGCCAAGGCCAGGGCCGTGCACGACGCGCTTGACCTTACCCTGCAGGGTCTGCGGTGCCCCGAGGTCCTGAGCGAGTCCATGCGCTACTCCGTTCTCGCGGGCGGCAAGCGCCTCCGCCCCGTGCTGGCCATCGCCGCGTGCGAGCTCGTGGGCGGGACCGCGGCCGCGGCCGTCCCGGTGGCGTGCGCCGTCGAGATGATCCACACCGCGTCGCTCATCCACGACGACATGCCGTGCATGGACGACGACGCGCTCCGCCGCGGCCGCCCCTCCAACCACGTCGCGTTCGGCGAGCCCACGGCGCTGCTCGCCGGCGACGCGCTGCTGGCGCTCGCTTTCGAGCACGTCGCCCGCGGCAGCGCGGGCGCCGGCGTCCCCGCGGACCGCGCGCTCCGCGCCGTCGTGGAGCTCGGGAGCGTAGCTGGCGTCGGCGGCATCGCCGCGGGGCAGGTCGCCGACATGGCGAGCGAGGGAGCCCCCTCCGGCTCCGTGAGCCTGGGCGCGCTGGAGTACATCCATGTGCACAAGACTGCGCGGCTCGTGGAGGCCGCGGCCGTGTCGGGCGCCGTCGTCGGGGGCGGGGGCGACGGCGAGGTCGAGCGCGTCCGTCGGTACGCGCACTTCTTAGGGCTCCTGGGCCAGGTGGTGGACGACGTTCTGGACGTGACGGGCACGTCGGAGCAGCTCGGGAAGACGGCGGGCAAGGACGTTGCCGCCGGCAAGGCCACGTACCCACGGCTGATGGGCTTAAAGGGAGCGCGCGCATACATGGGCGAGCTCCTGGCGAAGGCCGAGGCGGAGCTCGACGGGTTGGACGCCGCGCGCACGGCGCCGCTGCGGCACCTCGCGCGGTTCATGGCGCACAGACAGCATTGA